CATCGCCAGCACCTGCGCGATGCTGCGGCCGTTCCACTCCACCTCCAGCGTCTTGGCGTTGTAGCGCTGGCCGTGGCAGGTCGGGCATGGCGCGTACACGCTGGGCATGAACAGCAGCTCCACGTGCACGAAGCCTTCGCCTTCGCAGGTGTCGCAGCGGCCCTGCGCCACGTTGAAGGAAAAACGGCTGGCGCTGTAGCGCCGCGCCTTGGCCATGCGGGTGCCGGCGAACAGCTTGCGGACGTGGTCGAACAGGCCGGTGTAGGTGGCCAGGTTGGAACGTGGCGTGCGCCCGATCGGCTTCTGGTCCACGTTCACCAGGCGCTTGATCGCCGTGTGACCGGCATGCAGTCGGCCGCGGGTACGCTCGATCCGGCTGGGTTGTGGTAGATCATCGTCCGCATCGGGCACAACCGGTTCATGGCCCAGGTGCTCACCCACCAGCTCCACCAGCGCCTGGCTGACCAGGCTGGACTTGCCCGAGCCGGAGACACCGGTAACTGCGCAGAACGTGCCCAGCGGGAAGCGTGCATCCAGCCCGTGCAGGTTGTTGCGATGGATGCCGCGCAGCTCCAGCCAACCGGCAGGCGTGCGCGGGCTGCGGGTGGCACGGTCGTGCTTGCCGAACAGGTACGGTGCCGTGGCCGAGGCGGCGACGCCACGCAGCCCCTCGGGCTCACCGCTGTACAGCACCTGCCCACCGTGCTGGCCTGCACCGGGACCGACATCCACCAGCCAATCGGCACGGCGCAGCATCTCCAAGTCGTGCTCCACCACGAACAACGTGTTGCCGCCTGCCTTGAGCTGGTCGAGCGCGCCATACAGGGCCTCGCCATCTGCCGGATGCAGACCGGCGGTGGGCTCATCCAGCACGTACACCACGCCGAACAGGCTGGAGCGGATCTGGGTGGCCAGGCGCAGCCGCTGCAGCTCACCCGGTGACAGCGTCGGGGTAGCGCGGTCCATCGACAGGTAGCCCAATCCCAGCGATTCGAGCGTACCGATGCGCTCCACCAGATCGTGCGCGATGCGCTGGGCAGCGATGCGCTTCTCCTCGGACAGGTCGGGGGTGTGGCGCAGCTGTTCAGCCTTGCGCCCGGCTGCGCGGCTGCGCGTTGCCCCCTTTGCCGGCGCGCTGAAGCGGCCTTCCGCCGCCGGCCGCAGCGCCTCGGCCATCGCCGCCAGCGACAGCTGGGACAGCGCGCCGATGTCCATGCCGGCGAAGGTCACCGACAAGGCAGCACGCTTGAGCCGCTTGCCGTCGCAGACCGGACAGACCGTACCCACCATGTAGCGCGCCACGCGCTTCTTCATCATGGCGCTCTGGGTGGTGGCGAAGGTGTGCAGCACATAGCGGCGCGCGCCACTGAAGGTGCCCATATAGCTGGGCTCTTCCTTGCGGCGCAGCGCGGCGCGGGTTTCTGCCGGGGTGAACCCGGCATACACCGGCGCCACCGGCTGCTCGTCAGTGAACAGGATCCAGTCGCGCTGCTTCTTCGGCAGGTCGCGCCAGGGAATGTCAACGTCGTAGCCCAGCGTCACCAGGATGTCGCGCTGGTTCTGCCCGTGCCACGCCGGCGGCCATGCGGCGATGGCGCGCTCGCGGATGGTCAGCGAGGGGTCGGGAACCATGGACTGTTCGGTCACT
This is a stretch of genomic DNA from Stenotrophomonas rhizophila. It encodes these proteins:
- a CDS encoding excinuclease ABC subunit UvrA, yielding MSTRRKTSSPAQTRNAFVRVRGAREHNLKNVDVDIPRDALVVFSGISGSGKSSLAFGTLYAEAQRRYLESLSPYARRLIDQVGVPDVDAIEGLPPAVALQQQRGTASVRSSVGSVTTLSSLLRMLYSRAGTYPARQPMLYAEDFSPNTPQGACPNCHGLGHVYEVTEQSMVPDPSLTIRERAIAAWPPAWHGQNQRDILVTLGYDVDIPWRDLPKKQRDWILFTDEQPVAPVYAGFTPAETRAALRRKEEPSYMGTFSGARRYVLHTFATTQSAMMKKRVARYMVGTVCPVCDGKRLKRAALSVTFAGMDIGALSQLSLAAMAEALRPAAEGRFSAPAKGATRSRAAGRKAEQLRHTPDLSEEKRIAAQRIAHDLVERIGTLESLGLGYLSMDRATPTLSPGELQRLRLATQIRSSLFGVVYVLDEPTAGLHPADGEALYGALDQLKAGGNTLFVVEHDLEMLRRADWLVDVGPGAGQHGGQVLYSGEPEGLRGVAASATAPYLFGKHDRATRSPRTPAGWLELRGIHRNNLHGLDARFPLGTFCAVTGVSGSGKSSLVSQALVELVGEHLGHEPVVPDADDDLPQPSRIERTRGRLHAGHTAIKRLVNVDQKPIGRTPRSNLATYTGLFDHVRKLFAGTRMAKARRYSASRFSFNVAQGRCDTCEGEGFVHVELLFMPSVYAPCPTCHGQRYNAKTLEVEWNGRSIAQVLAMTVEEALAFFAGESVVQRPLQLLRDIGLGYLRLGQPATELSGGEAQRIKLATELQRSQHGSSLYVLDEPTTGLHPADVDKLMAQLHGLVDAGNTVVVVEHDLRVVADADWVIDVGPGAGEQGGQIVAAGTPEQVSRSKAGRTAGYLRRFFA